A stretch of DNA from Peromyscus eremicus chromosome 18, PerEre_H2_v1, whole genome shotgun sequence:
CAAATCAAACAAGAAACAAGTCCAGCCGTGGAAGTGCATGACTGTAgttccagtacttgagaggttgaggcaggaggatcactgtgagtctgaggctacaAACAAATCAACCATGCATCTCCTTGGAAGTGAGGTCTAAGATGGGAGTCAGCCATGTGAAGGGTCTACATATCTGAGGAATGGGATGGACTTGGCAAACTCCCCTAAGGACTCTTAGCCTGTTTGCCCGGGTAGATGCTTGTGAAGGTGGCAGGAGTAAGCTTCACCCCGTCCTCTCTTCTTGGCACTGGGATCGTGGCAGAGGGACAGCTGAGCTGGGAGCACTCACGTGGAAGGCAAACTGGCCAGAGAAGTCGTACATGCCGCAGGAATGCATGAGGCTGAGGGTGTTCCGCACGGCTTCAGCGCTCAGGACGCTCTCGCCCGTGATGGGGCAGATGCCACCGTTGGCAAGAGTGGCCGCCATGACGCTGCCTGATTCGCAGGTGACCTCCACGGAGCACAGCtatggagagaggagaggtcaAAGGGCAGGGCGGGCACGGACACAGTCATGAAGAGTGATGTTCTTGACATCTAGAGCTTTCAACGCGTCTCACAGGGCAGCCAGAGAGGCATGTCTACCCTGTAACCCAGAGAAAGAGGGCTGTCTGTCCTGTTCCCTTGGCCCTGGGAGTGTCTGCATACCTGGAAATAGAGGTCGAGGGCAGCCATCATGTCCACTCCCTTGGGGAAACACTGGAAGGAAGAACAGTCTCTTCAGCACATAATTCACACGCCAGAGTCACACAGAGTCTCCAGCCCCCTGACCTGGCGGCACAATTCTCAGGGACCTTCTCTACTGGCCTCTCCCAGTTACCTTCTTCTCCTTGAGGTAATAGCCAATGGCGTAATTCCGATCTCCAGTTTCCTTCTCTGACTGGAATCTGAAGCAAACACCACATTTAGTGTTTGACGTTTAAGAGGTGGgtagagggagaagggggaaacGTCCTTCCCCGGATACAGAACTCTATTCCCTCCGTCAGACTGAATCAGGCCCTTTAGAACATCTCACAGAGTACCAGTGGGAACTTCTGAACCTGAGCAAATACTTGGTGTAGCTTTGTGGCAAAATGTAAACAGACCAAAACCAAACCCACCCAAAGCTGTCTAGCCGTTCTGTCTAGGGAATATGGCAAGGCTTTTGGCTCTGGGAGTCTTGACTAAGGCTTAGGCACAAACTGTCACACTGCATTACATGCAAATCAGAAATGGGCCGCTATTTCTCCAATGAATGGGCTCAGAGGAAGCTGGGAGGCCGAAATTCCCCTTGAATTCCTTCTTAAGATGATATctattctctttctcccccccttAACCCTCCCCACcaagcatacacatatacagcagTACAGTGTACTCAGCCAGTCCTCTAAGCAGCCTTACGTGGCATTGCTGAACCCCATGAATTCATTCCCAGCCATCTTGTTCAGATACTGCAGTACCTGGAGGAGAAGAAGGGCAAGACAGATGCCTTTTGACTAAAGAGCCCTAGAAAATGCAGCTCAGGCCGGCAGGCCACTCAGAACCTCTCAGTCCTATTCCCAGCTTTACCCAGGGGAGCAGGGGTCCCCACCCCTCTGGAGTTAGTGCTTCTGTGGTAGGTTGGCTTAAGCCAGGCACTGGAGATAGCTGTAGAAGCCAGCGTGCCATGTGGAAGTCAGCCAGAAGATGAGCACAAGGAACTTACAAAGTCAAACTTCTCTGCTTTGTTACAGTCCATCTGCAGAGAAAGCGAgagaaagcagtcagtgctccggCCTCGACGGATGGGAGACCGAAGGCCCACGAGGGCGTGGTGCAGCTGACATGCTCCGCTAGCCTCACTCCTGGGGACGGTACGTTTTACAGTGTCTCTGGCTTGTTCTGAGACAGGCCTGGGTTGTCCAGGCCGGTCTGTGAGTTAGTCGTGGACCTGTGTTCCTCTAGTCTTTCAGTAGCTGGTGTTATAGGCACGGGATCCTTCTTGTTTAAATAGCCGAGACCTTTCTTCCTGCAGGTATATATATGTCTAGTAACAGAGAAAACCAAACTGCTAACCAGTTTGGTgatgtgtgcctataatcccagcacttgggagactgaggcaggagaattactgaAAGATTTCAAGAGCAGCTCAGCGACAtagagagatcttgcctcaaaaaaaaaaaaaatttaaattatcaaGGAATGAGGATTCAGATAACCTCACTGCATCCATTGGCCTCATCCCTCCCCAGCCTCACCCCTCCTCAGCCTCACTCCTACTTTCCAGCCTCAATCTTAAGTCCTCATCCCTGTCTCCAGTTCTGTCCCTAAGTTCCACCCCTATCTCTGATTACTACTATCCattctatttatgtatgtatgtatgtatgtatgtatgtatgtatgtatgtatgtatttggagctgagaatcgaacccagggcctcgtgcttcctaggcaagtgctctaccactgagctaaatccccaacacccattttatttattttttagtaaaggtctcatgtatcccagactagccttaaacttctgatctttctaaCCGTACCCCCCAAgttctggcattacaggcatgtggaACCATGGTACaacttccttttttgttgttgttgttgttgttttgtttcttttgttgttgttgttgttgttttggttttttttttttttgagacagggtttcttcgtgtagcccaggctgtcctagaacttgctttgtagaccaggctggccttgaactcagagatctgcctgtctgcctcctgagtgctgggattaaaagtgtgcaccaccaccccttggCTCCCGCTCACGTTCTTTATACCCCATTCGCTAGCCTTGCCCTAGCCTATCCCTGATTCCCATACCCTCTGTGGCAGAAATGGGCTATGTCTGTTGAATATTCAATTACGCTGATAAATGATTTTTCTTCCACTACCAGAATTGAAACTAGGACCTCAGGTAAGTTGGTCagatgctctgccactgagctacatcccctcaGCTATACTGttaaaggaaacagaaataacTTCTTTTCAGCAGTACCCGAgagggaacccagggcctccacaGATGGTGGGGAAGATGTTCTGCCAATGCTCTtacctcatccccagctctgaacCTAAAGTTTAGAGGGAGTCAGATGAGGCAGATCCCAAAGAGAGGACTGTAGAAAGAACGTCACAGAACAGCGGGACACACTGGCCTTAGTCCCCTCCCCCAGATTCACTGCTTCCTGCATAAATCAGCTATAGAGTCAACACTCCGGGGACTCTGACACCCGAGTTCccggggtgaggggtggggagggttCCTAACACCACCTTCCCAGGAGGGGCTGTGATTGGCCCCATCGTGTGGCTGCCCACACTGCTCCCAGGTTCTTGCTCAAGTCCTGAGAGACCTGCAGCTAATGGGCCTGTCTAACACCCATGCTCAAGGCCAACTCACAGGTCCAGGTGACGTGAATAGCTGCCCTGGACTGGCCATTCACCCTTTTCTCGGTATGCCTCTCACCcaggagtggccaatcaatgccTGATGGTGCTGTCCTCCCCTTGCCTTTGGCCTTTGCCTCTTGGTCCTGGGCAGGGGTCATGACCTGCTCACTTCTGGGCTGCAGAGTTgtaggtgggggcagggagggtgtGAGATAACTCTCACTAACATCCATAGCTTATAACACACGGCCTCCTGTTGTATTTTTCCATGCCTCTTATTAACCCTCAAAGGACTCAGCACCCCACGAGTCTCCCCAGACAGACGAGCAGGGGTGCAGGAATAAGGGGGATTGAGAGAGCATCAGCTTTCAGAAGGTTAGAATGGCACTGACCTTGATCAAGGAGCTGACCACAATGGCGCCGGCATTGACCATGGGGTTGTGGGGTATCCCTGGGAAAACACAAACCACACAGTCTTGTCAGTCACTCACGAAAGCTCACTTAACATCGCTCCCAATCCAAAGCTAAGCGGCGCTGGGTCTGGTTCCTACCTGGAtgggagaaaggggaaagaaagaaagaaagaaagaaagaaagaaagaaagaaagaaagaaagaaagaaagaaagaaaggaggaggtgaggtgcagggctaAGGAAAAGGCAGAGGGTAAGCATGAGCCCTGGAGATGCTCACCTTCCTCATTGAGGGAGAGTTTGTTATAGCGCAGACCACTGGGTTCCTTGCCCACAAACTTGTGCACGTAGTCAGTGCCTAAGGTGCTCACGGAGATGGCGTAAGTGAGGGGCTTGACACAAGACTGCAGGCAGAAAGGGATCTTCGTGTGGCCCACAGAGTGCCTGGAGACAGAGAGGCCCCATAGAAGGGGTTGGGCTTTGTTCTGCACCTGCTCCCTGCACCTGCGCCCTGCAGCTGTGCCCTGCAGCTGCGCCCTGCACCTGTGCCCTGCACCTGCAGCTGCGCCCTGCACCTGCACCCTGCACCTGCGCCCTGCAGCACCTTCCTCTCACCCAGcagctctttttgtttgttttaatttttatttatgtgcactgatgtttgacctgcatgtatatctgtatgagggaatcggatcccctggaactggagttacagacagttgtgagctgccatgtgggtgctgggaattgaacctgggtcctctggaagagcagccagtactcttaaccactgagccatctctccagcccccttgtttgttttctgaggcagggtttctctacagtgccctggctctcctggaagctgctctatagaccaggctggccttgaactcagagatcctcctacctctgtctcccgagtgtgGGAGACAtgtggcatgtgccaccaagccaggAATCACCCCGTATCTTACCGCTGACCATCCACAGTGCACAGGGAAACGCCCCAAAGGTCTGGGTTTGACTTGGCCAGGTGAGGGATGTAGGCTGCCACCTGGGCATGAATAGGCAGAGAAAGGGGAGACAGGTGAATATGGAGACCAATACAGCTGAACTCAGGGTCATAAACTTTGGTAGAAGCTAAAATTCTGTCACCTACATGGCAGATGGGTTCCCTTCTGTGTACTGCTTCCAGAAACACCCAAGCCTTCCCTGGCAACCTTACCTCTCTGTAGCCCTAACCCTGGAGGAATAGCAGTAAAACCCTGGAGGGATAgaccatttaaaataataataataataataataataataataataataataataataataatggtggggttggggatttagctcagcggtagagtacttgcttagcaagtgcaaggccctgggttctgtcctcagctgggggtggggaggaggaggcagttCTAGGGCTGGGTTTTCAGGTTCAGTCCCTGTAAATCTCCTTGAAGGCTCGATTGAATATCTttactttgaggcagggtctccctatgAAACCCAAGTTGACTTCAAACTTCTGATCCTGCCTTAACCTCCCGAGAGTCGAGAtcataggcctgtgccaccaagcctagctTCTGCCATCCATGTCCACAAACACCTAAGATCCTACCACTCGCTGTTAGAGTCACATGTAGAAACACATGGAACCCTGTCCTTATTTCTGGAGGTTCTGCTTCTCATCCTCTATCACTGAATCCCCAGCCCCAAGGAGTCTCTGTATCTGGCCCAGAGCCCTCACgccccacccccatttccctgGCCCTCACTTTGCCTCCAGTGAGCTCTTTGGCATCCTCAAATATGCGATCCACATGGCCCGTGAACTCCTCAAAATCAGGAATGACAAACTTCTTTCGGAATGCCTGAGTCAGGAGCACAATGTTGCTGCTCACACACCTGGATCCCAGATACGAGtgtgttaggggctggagaggaacAGCTGGGACAGGAGCCATGGAGGTTGTGGATAAAGAAGGTTGTGAGTGTTCATCTGGTTTTGGACTAACAGCTGTGTGACTTTTGGCATGTCATTTTAATCTCACGAGGCTTAAATTTCCTAACCTCCAAAATGAGAGGTTCTAAAGACACAGGAAGATATCCCAAGacataatgagaaaaatattaaaatcaaaataagcaTAGCATATGGGCTTCAGTGTTGAGAAGTCCTAATATATACAGTCATAAATGTACGTGAACACAGGACATTTTCTAGAACACACTCACTATCTGTTAATGTTTACGTTTGGGAAAGGGGCTAGGACTGggtagagaagaaaatattatttttcataatgAGTATGTATTGCttgtataataaataaaacaaaatgaagggcTGAACTGTTTAATTCCCAAGACTCTTCCTCCTACAGAACAGTTCTGGGGGCAATGCTCGTTTCTGGGGTTCTCACTTTTGGAAGAGATCTCGGTCTAAGAGGCCACCACTGCTGGACTCTTGGACCATGCGCTGCATCTTGCTCATGCAGTCCTGGAGCCGTGGGTCTGACGTCTGCAGTCCAGTGGCCTTCAGGGCCTTCGGGGGAAAGAAGAGGCCTGGTCAGGTCAGCCAAGGACAGCAATCTATTCCTCAATCTTTCCCAATAGATACTCAAATCACTCAACCTTAATTACTACAATAGGCAGAACAAATGGGTTGGGTACTAAGCAAAGAGGAACTGGACCAGCTTTAAAGGTCAACAAGTCTCTTGACACTTTCCACAAAAGGTGTTATCTTCTGGACTTCGGGGAAGGATGACGGTGTTGGCTCCCAGGCAGCCATCATCCCTCTGTGTTTCTGTCCTCACATAACAACCCATGAGCTGCCCCGCACTGTCAACCAGCCTTTTCTCGTGTTCCAGAGACTCTAAGGAATCAGGTTCTCTGAACGGGCAGTCACTTACCGTGGTGAACTTGTGGATGGGGATTCGTTCCTGTCCCTCAGCAATGGTGTAGAAGAGCAGGTCACCAAGTCGAGGCAGCATGCCGCTGTTTGATGCATCACTGTTtgggggaagaggcaggaagcaggAGCCTGAGGATGCTCCCTCTCCGCCTCCCGGAACATGGATCTGTCATCCTAGGCTCCTCCTCTGAGCCATCTGACAGTCTGTAATCCTAACTTTTGCTTCTAGCCTGAGATCTTGTAAATCTTACTCTctagctttcttttaaaagaaactcTGAACTTTCAGATCTTTATTTCAAGCTGCCTTATAGATAATTCCACTTCTAGATGTCCCATACACACTGAAAACTGAACACATCCAGCGCGAGATGTCTCTTCTCGTGAGGGTTGGTCCATGAATACCCACCTGGATGCCACGCTGAAATACAGAATTATTTTGATTGTTCCCACACTCTATCTGGATTGGTCACTAACACTGGATGACTCCATCTTCACATTTTCTCTCAAATCCACCCTCTTTTCTCCTGTACAGAATAGTGTCCTAGAAAGCGTCCTACTTAGCTCCCTAATTGCTATATGACTTAGGTAGCTCATTTGCTAACCTGCTTCTCCCTGTCTATGGAATAAAGGTAGAAAGGTCTACTTTATGTGGATAGGCGGTGTGAGGCTTAAGGCCATACTCCACGATAAACTCCAATATAAAGTAAGCCGATCGTCAGCTTCCTGCCCGCAGTTTGCCACTGTACTCCTCTGCCAGCCACGCCAGCTGCCATTCTGAAACTTAGCATTTCTCCACTCAAAATCCTAAAGccggg
This window harbors:
- the Gls2 gene encoding glutaminase liver isoform, mitochondrial isoform X1, producing MRSMRALQNALSRAGSHRRRGGWGHPNRGPLLGGGVRYHFSEAAAQGRGTPHSHQPQHTTDHDASNSGMLPRLGDLLFYTIAEGQERIPIHKFTTALKATGLQTSDPRLQDCMSKMQRMVQESSSGGLLDRDLFQKCVSSNIVLLTQAFRKKFVIPDFEEFTGHVDRIFEDAKELTGGKVAAYIPHLAKSNPDLWGVSLCTVDGQRHSVGHTKIPFCLQSCVKPLTYAISVSTLGTDYVHKFVGKEPSGLRYNKLSLNEEGIPHNPMVNAGAIVVSSLIKMDCNKAEKFDFVLQYLNKMAGNEFMGFSNATFQSEKETGDRNYAIGYYLKEKKCFPKGVDMMAALDLYFQLCSVEVTCESGSVMAATLANGGICPITGESVLSAEAVRNTLSLMHSCGMYDFSGQFAFHVGLPAKSAVSGAILLVVPNVMGMMCLSPPLDKLGNSQRGINFCQKLVSLFNFHNYDNLRHCTRKLDPRREGGEVRNKTVVNLLFAAYSGDVSALRRFALSAMDMEQKDYDSRTALHVAAAEGHIEVVKFLIEACKVNPFVKDRWGNIPLDDAIQFNHLEVVKLLQDYHDSYMLSESQAEAAAETMSKENLESMV
- the Gls2 gene encoding glutaminase liver isoform, mitochondrial isoform X2; translation: MPFPLDVGLWVRRARAARCRPPGRAFGQVGLRDDACPSDASNSGMLPRLGDLLFYTIAEGQERIPIHKFTTALKATGLQTSDPRLQDCMSKMQRMVQESSSGGLLDRDLFQKCVSSNIVLLTQAFRKKFVIPDFEEFTGHVDRIFEDAKELTGGKVAAYIPHLAKSNPDLWGVSLCTVDGQRHSVGHTKIPFCLQSCVKPLTYAISVSTLGTDYVHKFVGKEPSGLRYNKLSLNEEGIPHNPMVNAGAIVVSSLIKMDCNKAEKFDFVLQYLNKMAGNEFMGFSNATFQSEKETGDRNYAIGYYLKEKKCFPKGVDMMAALDLYFQLCSVEVTCESGSVMAATLANGGICPITGESVLSAEAVRNTLSLMHSCGMYDFSGQFAFHVGLPAKSAVSGAILLVVPNVMGMMCLSPPLDKLGNSQRGINFCQKLVSLFNFHNYDNLRHCTRKLDPRREGGEVRNKTVVNLLFAAYSGDVSALRRFALSAMDMEQKDYDSRTALHVAAAEGHIEVVKFLIEACKVNPFVKDRWGNIPLDDAIQFNHLEVVKLLQDYHDSYMLSESQAEAAAETMSKENLESMV